A genomic stretch from Candidatus Nitrososphaera gargensis Ga9.2 includes:
- a CDS encoding DEAD/DEAH box helicase — protein sequence MNFETNHHHRPPAITDLSFSFALKPDQVKAVETWISNQCRGSVIYGSGIGKTEIAFECARRLAVLDRANRRRFNVLLLVPRKVLVQQNYDRLVRYKVSPERLGRYFGEEKQINEITIATYHSALANPGIVRRADRVIFDEVHLARGAFGRIIFDSIISENHGKALLGLTATIDKNDPRNVAIIGLLPPVRKYLIKMRFLTKDWQGQSYFPSMYR from the coding sequence ATGAATTTTGAAACAAACCATCATCATCGTCCTCCTGCCATAACCGACCTGTCCTTTTCCTTTGCCCTAAAACCGGACCAAGTCAAAGCAGTGGAGACATGGATATCTAATCAGTGTAGAGGGTCAGTCATTTATGGAAGCGGGATAGGCAAGACAGAAATCGCGTTTGAATGTGCAAGAAGATTGGCAGTCCTTGACCGAGCAAATAGACGGCGCTTCAATGTCCTTCTCTTGGTCCCAAGAAAAGTCCTAGTTCAGCAAAATTACGACAGGCTGGTCAGGTACAAAGTATCGCCAGAAAGACTAGGCAGGTATTTTGGGGAAGAAAAACAGATCAATGAAATAACAATTGCTACCTACCACAGCGCCCTTGCCAATCCAGGAATCGTGAGAAGAGCAGACAGGGTGATTTTTGACGAGGTCCATCTTGCAAGAGGAGCCTTTGGCAGGATAATATTTGATTCCATCATCAGCGAGAACCATGGGAAGGCTCTGCTTGGGTTGACTGCAACAATAGATAAAAATGATCCAAGAAATGTAGCAATAATTGGTCTTCTTCCGCCTGTCAGAAAATACCTCATCAAGATGCGGTTCTTGACAAAAGACTGGCAAGGCCAATCATACTTCCCATCAATGTATCGTTAA
- a CDS encoding tyrosine-type recombinase/integrase, producing the protein MEDRTKKGGPGGFRHQKVSGPPALNVKKAAYCVGRAEKGDSIDGKTGRKKKGRGKYRKLLQHEDVRRWYDNLCRGSKVTADVYLRRLGLISETTGITLQEIVKKAAQDERWAYNFLLDFVTRMEGQNHAGSYIASGVKAVKSWLSHNGIELKRKIKIRGVGDAPTLKDKGTLAQDRLRTLFLNSPPEARCVESLIAQSGLRPEVIGNYDGSDGLRVGDILEIKVRNGDGNGNSNTIAFDRIPCMLVVRKELSKAGHQYFTFMTSETCEYLREYLYRRIKSGEVLVPDSPLIVPEKSRRPFLTAASVGKIARTYMRKVGINLRPYDLRHTFATQLMLAESRGMILRDYRTFFMGHKGDIENRYTTNKHSLPETVIDDMRKAFARSASFLQSNSSLNSDGVLNLRDESYKRMLLLAGYTEEEIDKENILRLSDEEIAKRAREKLLQSVSNAAAVQNNEQKVIPLDELPDYLSKGWKCDHIIESRQQVIVSCAGHTQTDHQLTISG; encoded by the coding sequence ATGGAGGATCGAACTAAAAAAGGCGGGCCCGGTGGTTTTCGGCACCAAAAGGTCTCGGGCCCACCCGCCTTAAATGTCAAAAAGGCGGCATATTGTGTGGGTCGGGCAGAGAAAGGCGACAGCATAGATGGCAAGACAGGGAGGAAAAAGAAAGGCAGAGGCAAGTACAGAAAGCTCCTCCAGCACGAGGACGTGAGAAGATGGTACGACAACCTGTGCAGGGGCTCGAAGGTGACGGCGGACGTGTACCTGCGCCGGCTCGGCCTCATAAGCGAGACCACGGGCATAACTCTGCAGGAGATTGTAAAAAAGGCTGCGCAGGACGAGAGATGGGCGTACAACTTTCTCCTTGACTTTGTAACGCGCATGGAAGGCCAGAATCATGCCGGCAGCTACATTGCATCCGGCGTCAAGGCTGTGAAGTCATGGCTCTCTCACAACGGGATTGAACTGAAGAGAAAGATAAAGATCAGAGGCGTAGGGGATGCCCCGACCCTGAAAGACAAAGGCACGCTAGCGCAGGACAGGCTGAGGACGCTCTTTCTGAACTCGCCTCCGGAGGCCAGGTGCGTGGAATCGCTCATAGCGCAGTCGGGATTGCGTCCCGAAGTCATCGGAAACTATGACGGCTCAGATGGTCTGAGGGTGGGCGATATCTTGGAGATTAAGGTTAGGAATGGAGATGGGAATGGCAATAGCAACACCATAGCCTTTGACAGGATACCGTGCATGCTGGTCGTAAGGAAGGAGCTCAGCAAGGCAGGGCACCAGTACTTTACCTTCATGACGTCTGAGACATGTGAATACCTCAGGGAATACCTCTACCGGAGGATAAAATCAGGCGAGGTGCTGGTGCCGGACTCACCCCTGATAGTCCCTGAAAAGTCCAGAAGGCCGTTTTTAACTGCCGCAAGTGTCGGCAAAATTGCCCGGACATACATGAGAAAGGTGGGGATAAACCTGAGGCCATACGACCTGAGGCACACCTTTGCGACCCAGCTCATGCTTGCCGAGAGCAGAGGAATGATTCTGAGAGACTACAGGACGTTCTTTATGGGGCATAAAGGCGACATAGAAAACAGATACACAACCAACAAGCACAGCCTGCCTGAGACCGTGATTGATGATATGCGCAAAGCCTTTGCCCGGTCCGCGAGTTTCCTCCAGAGTAATTCTAGCCTGAATTCAGATGGGGTGCTGAACCTTAGGGACGAGTCATACAAAAGGATGCTCTTGCTTGCCGGCTACACCGAAGAAGAGATCGATAAAGAAAACATTCTGCGGCTGAGCGATGAAGAGATAGCAAAGAGGGCAAGGGAGAAACTGTTGCAGTCGGTCAGCAACGCAGCTGCTGTCCAGAACAACGAACAAAAGGTAATTCCGCTTGACGAATTGCCAGATTACCTGTCAAAAGGGTGGAAGTGCGACCATATAATAGAGTCGAGACAGCAGGTAATAGTCAGCTGCGCCGGCCATACTCAGACAGACCATCAGCTGACGATATCTGGATAA
- a CDS encoding argonaute/piwi family protein: MEGDAVDHEPNLLFDKFDSSAIHHQVYWGLRKFGPYEKSKSRIKLAIIAPKDKLIQTKSIVSDLQSGSISILPGGMKSFFRCELELVDERVIDKPTGDAYSKIANEFVAASNPSNLDLVLVNIPKTGQYILDSPYYKVKGTLASAGFVTQMVTEATFANLKWSYLNLASGIFSKAGAIPWVLHSPMQNTDMILGISKSNILPPDEGPSQMKRYVGHVNVFDNNGKWMTFESNAEPYNPKEKKEISTKLGELVGRAAAKFRAMKKYEPKKIVLHNSKRFGKEDREAIIASLRANLSDFNVAFVTIDESHPFRLYDMSTDDGSFPRGYFAYLDRNDALLSTTGQSAAGGRRIGTPKILHISLYQPLSEFITMEEVVNQVVGLTKLDWATSMAFVREPVTIHFANEVAYLTAALTYSQWRSINGPAINSILNQRPWFL; the protein is encoded by the coding sequence TTGGAAGGCGACGCAGTAGATCATGAACCGAATTTGTTATTTGACAAATTCGATTCTTCTGCAATACATCATCAGGTCTATTGGGGACTAAGGAAATTTGGTCCGTATGAAAAAAGCAAGTCGAGAATAAAGCTAGCCATAATCGCACCAAAAGACAAGTTAATTCAGACAAAGAGCATAGTGAGTGATCTGCAAAGTGGCAGTATTTCCATTCTTCCAGGCGGCATGAAGAGTTTCTTCAGATGTGAATTGGAATTAGTGGACGAAAGAGTGATTGACAAGCCAACCGGCGATGCATATTCTAAGATTGCCAATGAATTCGTTGCAGCCTCTAATCCTTCAAATTTGGATTTAGTTCTTGTGAACATTCCAAAAACCGGCCAATACATACTTGATAGTCCGTACTATAAGGTCAAAGGAACGCTTGCATCTGCAGGCTTTGTCACGCAGATGGTAACGGAAGCTACATTTGCCAATCTTAAATGGTCCTATCTTAATTTGGCATCAGGTATTTTCAGTAAAGCAGGAGCAATTCCTTGGGTATTGCATAGTCCAATGCAAAACACAGACATGATTCTAGGAATTTCTAAATCCAATATTCTCCCGCCTGATGAGGGACCTAGCCAGATGAAGAGGTACGTAGGACATGTTAACGTATTTGACAACAATGGAAAATGGATGACATTCGAAAGCAATGCGGAACCGTATAACCCCAAGGAAAAGAAAGAGATTTCGACCAAACTTGGAGAACTTGTAGGTAGGGCCGCAGCGAAATTCAGGGCAATGAAGAAATACGAACCAAAGAAAATAGTGCTTCACAATAGTAAACGCTTTGGCAAAGAGGACAGGGAAGCCATAATCGCATCTTTAAGAGCAAATCTTTCTGATTTTAATGTCGCATTCGTGACAATTGACGAAAGTCATCCCTTTAGGTTATACGATATGTCTACGGACGATGGAAGCTTCCCAAGAGGGTACTTTGCATATCTTGATAGAAATGATGCCTTGTTGTCAACCACAGGACAATCGGCTGCGGGAGGCAGAAGGATAGGAACCCCCAAAATACTACACATATCTTTGTACCAGCCTCTATCTGAGTTTATTACAATGGAGGAGGTCGTCAATCAGGTGGTAGGTCTAACGAAACTGGATTGGGCCACTTCTATGGCCTTCGTCCGTGAACCGGTAACGATACATTTTGCTAATGAAGTCGCCTATCTAACAGCAGCTCTAACATACAGTCAGTGGCGGTCGATTAATGGGCCGGCGATAAACTCTATTCTTAATCAGAGGCCATGGTTCCTATGA
- a CDS encoding A24 family peptidase, with the protein MLSIGAYYDLKTREVNDRLWMVFGAAGLVLYPWEYVSGATADVQMILVSVSLTAAIAVALYRYSFFGGADAKALMAISAIMPVYYSPSTFYVHPITGIMVLTNAVLFAMAVPLYNALSNLVRVTRGGRIFEGFDEPVWRKVLACFVGAPSIGQKCHHSAIECAADEKKKFSFRLNNDEAFSKDGCHSRIPANGPVWLSQNLPFLVFLLAGFLAAMLFGDLLLTTMLRYQ; encoded by the coding sequence ATGCTTTCTATCGGCGCTTACTATGATCTAAAAACAAGAGAAGTCAACGACAGATTATGGATGGTTTTTGGTGCCGCAGGGTTAGTTCTCTATCCATGGGAATACGTGTCTGGAGCAACGGCCGACGTGCAGATGATTCTGGTCTCTGTATCTTTGACTGCTGCGATTGCAGTTGCTCTGTACAGGTATAGCTTCTTTGGAGGCGCAGACGCTAAAGCGCTAATGGCTATATCTGCGATTATGCCAGTTTACTATTCCCCATCCACTTTCTATGTTCATCCAATAACAGGAATTATGGTGTTGACAAACGCTGTACTTTTTGCTATGGCAGTGCCTCTGTACAATGCGCTGAGCAATCTTGTAAGGGTGACAAGGGGAGGGCGGATTTTTGAAGGTTTTGATGAGCCTGTGTGGAGAAAGGTGCTGGCATGCTTTGTGGGTGCCCCTTCAATCGGGCAAAAATGTCACCACTCTGCGATCGAGTGCGCGGCGGATGAGAAGAAAAAGTTCTCCTTCCGCTTGAACAATGATGAGGCGTTCAGCAAAGATGGATGTCATTCAAGAATTCCTGCCAATGGTCCTGTGTGGCTTTCCCAAAATCTGCCATTCTTGGTATTTCTGCTTGCAGGATTCCTGGCTGCTATGTTGTTTGGAGACCTGCTATTAACGACGATGCTGCGGTACCAATGA
- a CDS encoding DUF6788 family protein, translating into MSAGLCSQLSRMIKEEKVLAEQIKDMQKQVEWLSAQYAGSIQIRFIRCGSPNCYCAKAKKGHGPYYYLERRVSASKVEMIYLGKQKTDVNHYKNYHYRVSNLKKRLRAMKRRHQQLLGAIMSITQLVKTDLE; encoded by the coding sequence ATGAGCGCTGGTTTATGCTCACAACTGAGCAGAATGATTAAAGAAGAAAAAGTTCTTGCAGAGCAGATCAAGGATATGCAAAAACAGGTTGAGTGGCTATCTGCTCAATACGCCGGCTCGATTCAGATCAGATTCATCAGGTGCGGGAGTCCAAACTGCTACTGCGCAAAGGCAAAGAAAGGACATGGGCCATACTACTACCTCGAAAGAAGGGTTTCTGCCAGCAAGGTCGAAATGATATACCTGGGCAAGCAAAAGACAGACGTAAACCACTACAAAAACTACCATTACAGGGTAAGCAATTTGAAAAAGAGGTTAAGAGCAATGAAGAGAAGACATCAGCAGCTGCTTGGAGCAATTATGAGCATTACGCAGCTTGTAAAGACAGATTTAGAATGA
- a CDS encoding TRAM domain-containing protein, whose translation MTEISRKGDGIARVQGFVIFVKGAKVGEKTKVKIVSVGPRFATAEKV comes from the coding sequence GTGACAGAAATCAGTCGAAAGGGAGACGGTATCGCAAGGGTCCAAGGCTTTGTGATATTCGTCAAAGGCGCCAAGGTGGGCGAAAAGACCAAGGTCAAGATAGTCAGCGTAGGCCCAAGGTTCGCCACGGCAGAAAAAGTCTAG